In one Mesorhizobium australicum genomic region, the following are encoded:
- a CDS encoding serine hydrolase domain-containing protein encodes MTSYRNSDPRPPIMHGSPPSMVPPRIDWDRPPWNRWSFQYIREILPTVEVWKGSGHASRLPRAERDLDMLAVRTVSGASSTLADLLDETFTDGFLVMKDGAVVYERYFNGMTPRTLHLSQSTAKSVTSCVAGVLVGRGLLDPSRQVTDYLPELADTAWKGATLQQVLDMTTGVRFSEEYTDPYSEIGQTDVASGWKPIPPGADADFHWPSHMWEFILRLKALDRPHGEAFEYRSIETDVLAFAMERVTGKRLAELVSEELWQKLGCEESGCFTVDPAGYALADGGFNATLRDYGRFGQMVLDKGAGIVPSQWIETSRNGIHGPQFSTHMPEASYRNQFWIEDPRTRNLQCRGVFGQLIHVNFDARLVTVKLSSWPDFTSPELSAATLSAVHAIAEALS; translated from the coding sequence ATGACGTCCTACCGCAATTCCGATCCGCGACCGCCGATCATGCACGGCTCGCCGCCCTCTATGGTGCCGCCGCGCATCGACTGGGACCGGCCGCCGTGGAACCGTTGGTCGTTCCAGTACATCCGCGAGATTCTCCCGACGGTCGAGGTCTGGAAGGGATCGGGTCACGCCTCGCGGCTGCCGCGGGCGGAGCGAGACCTCGACATGCTGGCGGTGCGCACGGTCTCGGGTGCGTCCTCTACGCTCGCCGACCTCCTTGACGAGACCTTTACCGACGGCTTCCTGGTAATGAAGGACGGCGCGGTCGTCTATGAGCGGTACTTCAACGGCATGACGCCGCGCACGCTGCACCTCTCGCAGTCGACGGCGAAGTCCGTCACCTCCTGTGTCGCCGGCGTCCTCGTCGGCCGCGGCCTGCTCGATCCGTCGCGGCAGGTCACGGACTATCTGCCGGAACTCGCCGACACGGCATGGAAGGGTGCCACGCTGCAGCAGGTGCTCGATATGACGACGGGCGTCCGGTTCAGCGAGGAATATACCGATCCCTATTCGGAGATAGGCCAGACCGATGTTGCCAGCGGTTGGAAGCCGATCCCGCCGGGCGCCGATGCGGACTTTCATTGGCCTTCGCACATGTGGGAGTTCATCCTGCGCCTGAAGGCGCTCGACCGACCGCATGGCGAGGCCTTCGAATACCGTTCCATCGAGACCGACGTGCTCGCCTTTGCGATGGAGCGCGTCACCGGCAAGCGCCTGGCCGAACTCGTTTCGGAAGAGCTGTGGCAGAAGCTCGGCTGCGAAGAGAGCGGCTGCTTCACTGTGGATCCGGCGGGCTATGCGCTCGCCGACGGCGGCTTCAACGCCACGCTGCGCGACTATGGCCGCTTCGGCCAGATGGTGCTGGACAAGGGCGCAGGCATCGTGCCGTCACAGTGGATCGAGACGTCGCGCAACGGCATCCACGGCCCGCAGTTCAGCACCCACATGCCCGAGGCGTCCTACCGCAACCAGTTCTGGATCGAGGATCCGCGCACACGCAACCTCCAGTGCCGAGGCGTCTTCGGCCAGCTCATCCATGTCAACTTCGACGCCCGTCTCGTCACGGTGAAGCTGTCGAGCTGGCCCGATTTCACCAGTCCGGAACTTTCCGCGGCGACGCTCTCCGCCGTCCACGCCATTGCCGAGGCCCTGTCATGA
- a CDS encoding extracellular solute-binding protein: protein MKRSTMIAALGAALLASTGLARAEGELNIFNWGNYTSPELIKKFSDEYKIKVTVTDYDSNDTALGKIRQGGHGFDIVVPSASYVQIWVEEGLLLESNPNQMENFKNVDPRWVDVEFDPGRKYTVPWQWGSTGVSVDTSVYKGDINTSAIFLDPPAELAGKINVVPEMADVMHLAIRYMGGEPCTGDKEILKKVRDKLVEAKTKWISMNYGNIEAMAKGDYAATVNWNGASLRMRDAKASIHYGYPNEGYPLWMDNAAILKDAKNVENAKLFLNYVMAPENAALISNFAKYANGIKGSEKFMPPEMATAPEIVTPAEFADKGKFMLRCAPDVQEIYTKIWTEVQK, encoded by the coding sequence ATGAAACGTTCAACCATGATCGCGGCGCTGGGAGCCGCGCTGCTTGCCTCGACAGGCCTCGCCCGCGCCGAAGGCGAGCTCAACATCTTCAACTGGGGCAACTACACCTCACCCGAGCTGATCAAGAAGTTCTCCGACGAATACAAGATCAAGGTCACCGTCACCGACTACGATTCCAATGACACCGCACTCGGCAAGATCCGCCAGGGCGGCCACGGGTTCGACATCGTCGTCCCATCGGCCTCCTATGTGCAGATCTGGGTCGAGGAAGGCCTGCTGCTCGAATCGAACCCCAACCAGATGGAGAACTTCAAGAACGTCGATCCGCGCTGGGTCGATGTCGAGTTCGATCCGGGTCGCAAATACACGGTTCCGTGGCAGTGGGGCTCCACAGGCGTGTCCGTCGACACGTCGGTCTACAAGGGCGACATCAACACGTCCGCCATCTTCCTCGATCCGCCGGCCGAACTCGCCGGCAAGATCAATGTGGTGCCGGAGATGGCAGACGTGATGCATCTCGCCATCAGATACATGGGCGGGGAGCCGTGCACGGGTGACAAGGAGATCCTCAAGAAGGTCCGCGACAAGCTGGTCGAGGCCAAGACCAAGTGGATCTCGATGAACTACGGCAACATCGAAGCCATGGCCAAAGGCGACTATGCCGCCACGGTGAACTGGAACGGCGCCTCGCTGCGGATGCGCGACGCCAAGGCTTCGATCCACTACGGCTATCCGAATGAAGGCTATCCGCTGTGGATGGACAACGCCGCCATCCTCAAGGACGCCAAGAACGTCGAGAATGCCAAGCTGTTCCTGAACTACGTGATGGCGCCCGAGAACGCAGCGCTGATCTCCAATTTCGCCAAATATGCCAATGGCATCAAAGGCTCGGAGAAGTTCATGCCGCCGGAGATGGCGACCGCGCCGGAAATCGTCACCCCGGCCGAGTTTGCCGACAAGGGCAAGTTCATGCTCCGTTGCGCGCCGGACGTGCAAGAGATTTATACGAAGATCTGGACCGAAGTTCAGAAGTAG
- a CDS encoding amidase: MTDLELCYLPATEALALFRKKKLSPVELMTAVIDRAEKTKDKINAFTYTHYDEALTLAKKAEAKYAKGKKTGPLEGLPVAVKDESYIAGKPTSNASLILKDFVAEKTSPNNERIMAAGGIVHARTATPEFSCAGYTWSRLWGVTRNPWNTKFTPGGSSGGSGAALAAGLTPIATGSDIGGSIRIPASACGVVGFKPPYGRNPDDPPFNLDFYCHTGPMARTVEDTILLQNVMCGPDPRDIASLRPKLTLPTKYKPIKNWKIAFSMDLGLFEVDREVQKNTRAALDVFRSLGATVEEVDLGWPKNALEMGMAYLNHLFGASLARLLEEHADELCTYTRKFAEDGQASKATEFVATLDTAAQMYSTLGPLLEDYDVFICPTNALAAVPADHDQSKDEVKINGKVVNPSLGWVMTTPFNMLSRCPVISVPTGHAKNRVPTGIQIVGRTYCDEDVIRAALAYEKAVGGWYGAPADRPKI, encoded by the coding sequence ATGACCGATCTCGAACTCTGCTACCTGCCCGCCACCGAGGCGCTCGCGCTGTTCAGGAAGAAGAAACTGTCGCCCGTCGAACTGATGACGGCGGTGATCGACCGGGCCGAGAAGACTAAGGACAAGATCAACGCCTTCACCTACACCCACTACGACGAGGCGCTGACGCTGGCGAAAAAGGCCGAGGCGAAATACGCCAAGGGCAAAAAGACTGGCCCGCTCGAAGGCCTGCCGGTGGCGGTCAAGGACGAGAGTTACATCGCCGGCAAGCCGACCTCGAACGCCTCGCTGATCCTCAAGGATTTCGTCGCCGAGAAGACCTCGCCGAACAACGAGCGCATCATGGCGGCGGGCGGCATCGTGCATGCCCGCACCGCGACGCCGGAATTCTCCTGCGCCGGCTACACTTGGTCCAGGCTCTGGGGCGTTACCCGCAATCCGTGGAATACGAAGTTCACGCCGGGCGGCTCGTCCGGCGGCTCGGGCGCGGCGCTTGCCGCGGGCCTGACGCCGATCGCGACCGGCTCCGATATTGGCGGCTCGATCCGCATTCCTGCGTCAGCCTGCGGCGTCGTCGGCTTCAAGCCGCCCTATGGCCGCAACCCCGACGACCCGCCCTTCAACCTCGACTTCTACTGCCACACAGGCCCGATGGCGCGGACGGTGGAGGACACGATCCTGCTGCAGAACGTGATGTGCGGGCCGGACCCGCGCGACATTGCGAGCCTGCGTCCGAAGCTCACCCTGCCGACGAAATACAAGCCGATCAAGAACTGGAAGATCGCTTTCTCGATGGACCTCGGCCTGTTCGAGGTCGACAGGGAAGTTCAGAAGAACACCCGCGCAGCGCTGGATGTCTTCCGCTCGCTCGGTGCCACCGTCGAGGAGGTCGATCTCGGCTGGCCGAAGAACGCGCTCGAGATGGGCATGGCCTATCTCAACCACCTTTTCGGCGCCTCGCTCGCGAGATTGCTGGAGGAGCATGCGGACGAGCTGTGCACCTACACCCGCAAGTTCGCAGAGGACGGCCAGGCATCGAAGGCGACGGAGTTCGTCGCAACCCTCGACACCGCCGCGCAGATGTACAGCACGCTCGGGCCGCTGCTGGAGGACTACGACGTTTTCATCTGTCCGACCAACGCGCTTGCCGCCGTGCCGGCCGACCACGACCAGTCGAAGGACGAGGTGAAGATCAACGGCAAGGTGGTGAACCCGTCGCTCGGCTGGGTGATGACGACGCCGTTCAACATGTTGTCCCGTTGCCCGGTGATTTCCGTGCCGACGGGGCATGCGAAGAACCGCGTGCCGACCGGCATCCAGATCGTCGGCCGCACCTATTGCGACGAGGACGTGATCCGTGCCGCGTTGGCCTATGAAAAGGCGGTGGGCGGATGGTATGGAGCGCCCGCGGACCGGCCGAAGATCTGA
- a CDS encoding ABC transporter permease, protein MTTAAEIAAKAEKDDVRKRWLLSAPALVIIFLAGIGPLFVVLIYSFLTPGPYGDVRWQFSTDAWVGVFLQRDIFDDTLGIADAHLSIFLRSVWLSFLTTILTLIFGFPTAYFIATRSEKTQALWLFLITIPFWTNLLIRTFAVQEVIRNEGLLNSLLVWSGIVSAPVQILYTDWAIALGMIYVYLPLMVLPLYASMEKLDFRLVEAGYDLYATRLQVLRRIIIPLVKPGIIAGSILVFIPSLGAYVTPRVLGGGKQMMLGNLIELQFGAGRNWPLGAALALTLTVIVTVALLFYVRYAAQGDRRHG, encoded by the coding sequence ATGACGACAGCCGCGGAGATCGCAGCCAAGGCCGAAAAGGACGATGTCCGCAAGCGCTGGCTGCTCTCCGCCCCGGCGCTCGTGATCATCTTCCTGGCCGGCATCGGTCCGCTTTTCGTGGTGCTGATCTATTCCTTCCTGACGCCCGGCCCCTATGGCGACGTCAGGTGGCAGTTTTCCACCGACGCATGGGTCGGCGTTTTCCTGCAGCGGGACATCTTCGACGACACGCTGGGCATAGCCGACGCGCATCTGTCGATCTTCCTGCGCTCGGTATGGCTGTCCTTCCTCACCACGATCCTGACGCTGATCTTCGGCTTCCCGACCGCCTATTTCATCGCCACACGGTCCGAGAAGACGCAGGCGCTCTGGCTGTTCCTGATCACGATTCCCTTCTGGACCAACCTGCTCATCCGCACCTTCGCGGTGCAGGAGGTGATCCGCAACGAGGGCCTGCTCAACAGCCTTCTCGTCTGGTCCGGCATCGTCTCGGCCCCCGTGCAGATCCTCTACACCGACTGGGCGATCGCGCTGGGCATGATCTATGTCTACCTGCCGCTGATGGTCCTGCCGCTCTATGCCTCGATGGAGAAGCTGGACTTCCGCCTCGTCGAAGCCGGTTACGATCTCTACGCGACGCGGCTGCAGGTGCTGCGGCGCATCATCATCCCGCTGGTGAAGCCGGGTATCATCGCCGGCTCGATCCTGGTCTTCATCCCTTCGCTCGGCGCCTATGTCACGCCGCGCGTTCTCGGTGGCGGCAAGCAGATGATGCTCGGCAACCTGATCGAGCTGCAGTTCGGCGCCGGCCGCAACTGGCCGCTGGGCGCCGCCCTTGCGCTGACCTTGACCGTCATCGTCACCGTCGCGCTGCTGTTCTACGTCCGCTATGCCGCGCAGGGAGACCGCCGGCATGGCTAG
- a CDS encoding ABC transporter ATP-binding protein — MPANPDRNAIDVRAVSKVFGSGADRVAALDNVSVVIRENEFFTLLGPSGCGKTTLLRLIAGFDFPTEGQILLYGDDIAPLPPYKRPVNTVFQSYALFPHMTVAQNIGFGLEMLGKPKGEVAARVDQMLKLVRMEALKNRKTSQISGGQQQRVALARALAPQPKVLLLDEPLSALDYKLRKEMQIELKRLQHETGITFIFVTHDQEEALTMSDRIAVMSSGKILQVGTPWDIYDKPAERFVADFIGETNFIVAKIVSAADGKATVALPSGTTIPATYAEGLVPSGEVTVVVRPEHARVVKEGGHLPGTVETVVYFGTDTNIHVRLESGGVFIARQQNSRSAACGFETGERVGIDIAEDAAQVLKD, encoded by the coding sequence GTGCCGGCCAATCCGGATAGGAACGCAATCGACGTTCGCGCGGTTTCGAAAGTCTTCGGCTCAGGCGCCGATCGGGTGGCAGCGCTCGACAACGTCTCAGTCGTCATCCGCGAGAACGAGTTCTTCACCCTCCTCGGCCCTTCGGGCTGCGGCAAGACCACGCTTCTGAGGCTGATCGCCGGCTTCGATTTCCCGACCGAGGGCCAGATCCTCCTCTACGGTGACGACATCGCGCCGCTGCCGCCTTACAAGCGGCCCGTCAACACCGTCTTCCAGTCCTACGCGCTGTTCCCGCACATGACGGTGGCGCAGAACATCGGCTTCGGGCTTGAAATGCTCGGCAAGCCGAAAGGCGAGGTTGCCGCCCGCGTCGACCAGATGCTGAAGCTGGTGCGCATGGAGGCGCTGAAGAACCGCAAGACTAGCCAGATCTCCGGCGGCCAGCAGCAGCGCGTAGCTCTCGCTCGGGCGCTGGCGCCGCAGCCGAAGGTGCTACTGCTCGACGAGCCGCTCTCCGCGCTGGACTACAAGCTGCGCAAGGAAATGCAGATCGAGCTGAAGCGCCTCCAGCACGAGACCGGCATCACCTTCATCTTCGTCACCCACGACCAGGAGGAGGCGCTGACGATGTCCGATCGCATCGCGGTCATGTCGTCGGGCAAGATTCTGCAGGTCGGCACGCCGTGGGACATCTACGACAAGCCGGCCGAGCGCTTCGTCGCGGATTTCATCGGCGAGACCAATTTCATCGTCGCGAAGATCGTTTCGGCCGCCGACGGCAAGGCGACCGTGGCGCTGCCCTCCGGCACGACCATCCCGGCGACCTATGCGGAGGGGCTTGTCCCGTCCGGCGAGGTCACCGTCGTCGTGCGGCCGGAGCACGCGCGCGTCGTCAAGGAGGGAGGACATCTGCCGGGCACGGTCGAGACTGTCGTCTATTTCGGCACCGACACCAACATCCACGTCAGGCTGGAGAGCGGGGGCGTCTTCATCGCCCGGCAGCAGAACTCGCGCAGCGCCGCCTGCGGGTTCGAAACGGGCGAGCGCGTCGGGATCGACATAGCCGAAGACGCCGCCCAGGTGCTGAAGGATTGA
- a CDS encoding ABC transporter permease, with protein sequence MARSTFDIRALPGFATIAMICFALLYIPIFTLVVYAFNEGNSVAIWQGFSLRWFRQAWNNQQVVDASIRSVQIASVAAVIATVAATMAAIATTRTRPYRGLTFKYAFINQPLMIPEIVTAVALLIVFARIKVATGYSGLGYLIAAHTAFCIPFAYLPIRARLESMDLTLETAAADLYAPPWKVFTRVTLPLLWPGIIAGLMLAFVISLDDVVITEFVKSGGQDTLPTYMLGQLRRVVTPEMNAISTVFLAISILIVTVFFFISRRRT encoded by the coding sequence ATGGCTAGGTCGACCTTCGACATCAGGGCGCTGCCCGGCTTCGCCACCATCGCGATGATCTGCTTCGCGCTGCTGTACATTCCGATCTTCACCCTCGTCGTCTACGCCTTCAACGAAGGCAACTCGGTTGCGATCTGGCAGGGTTTCTCGCTGCGATGGTTTCGACAGGCCTGGAACAACCAACAGGTTGTCGACGCTTCGATCCGCTCCGTTCAGATCGCCTCCGTCGCCGCGGTTATCGCGACCGTGGCCGCCACGATGGCGGCAATCGCGACCACCCGGACGCGCCCGTATCGCGGCCTCACCTTCAAATACGCCTTCATCAACCAGCCGCTGATGATCCCGGAGATCGTCACCGCCGTCGCGTTGCTCATCGTCTTCGCCCGCATCAAGGTCGCCACCGGTTATTCCGGCCTCGGCTACCTCATCGCCGCGCACACCGCCTTCTGTATCCCCTTTGCCTACCTGCCGATCCGGGCGCGTCTGGAAAGCATGGACCTGACGCTGGAGACAGCCGCGGCCGACCTCTACGCCCCGCCGTGGAAGGTCTTTACCCGCGTGACGCTGCCGCTGCTCTGGCCGGGCATCATCGCCGGCCTCATGCTCGCCTTCGTCATCTCGCTCGACGATGTCGTCATCACCGAATTCGTAAAATCGGGCGGCCAGGACACGCTGCCCACCTACATGCTCGGCCAGTTGCGCCGCGTGGTGACGCCGGAGATGAACGCCATCTCGACCGTGTTTCTGGCGATCTCGATCCTGATCGTCACCGTCTTCTTCTTCATCAGCCGACGACGAACCTGA